A window from Drosophila nasuta strain 15112-1781.00 chromosome 3, ASM2355853v1, whole genome shotgun sequence encodes these proteins:
- the LOC132791718 gene encoding beta-glucuronidase-like isoform X2 translates to MALWLSSLVIGLYILNFTLALIIVNKDVKTSRGMLYPRESETREVRSLDGIWNFVCSDETNPTQGIRDKWFDDDLSKSRPIIPMPVPASYNDITTERSLRDHVGTVWYDRKFFVPRSWEKDQRVWLRFGSVHYEAFVWINGESAVKHEMGHLPFETEVTHLLKYGAENRITVMCDNALIQTTVPQGKISEVANDGGVTIIQSYTFDFFNYAGIHRSVHLYTTPKTFIEEVEIQTKLSDNNSVGYIDYSVAVNGTAANEAENALYVRLKLYNREGVQVVNTTSDGKLEGTLKVSNAMPWWPYLMHSDPGYLYELEIQLHGANEQLLDVYRLKVGLRTLSWSNTTFQINGKPVYFRGFGRHEDSDVRGKGLDNALMVRDFNLIKWIGANAYRTSHYPYSEESMQFADQHGIMIIDECPSVDTENYNQALLDKHKSSLEQLIHRDRNHPSVVMWSIANEPRTGQLNADTYFQFVANYTRSLDSSRPVTAAIATPWTDDKAGRYLDIISFNRYNAWYSNTGRMDMVTQRVIDEATAWNKKYGKPVIMSEYGADTLEGLHLQPSFVWSEEFQSEVFSRHFKAFDALRRKKWFIGEFVWNFADFKTAQSYTRVGGNKKGVFTRARQPKAAAHLLRQRYFALGREVDQCSLPEDLFTYIVDVGGSIKNESGDL, encoded by the exons ATGg CTCTGTGGCTCTCATCGCTGGTCATCGGCCTGTATATACTCAACTTTACTTTAGCTCTGATCATAGTCAATAAGGACGTGAAGACATCACGTGGCATGTTGTATCCACGTGAGTCAGAAACGCGCGAGGTGCGCTCCCTGGACGGTATCTGGAATTTTGTGTGCTCTGATGAGACAAATCCTACACAGGGCATAAGGGATAAGTGGTTCGATGATGACTTAAGCAAAAGTAGACCCATCATTCCCATGCCAGTGCCGGCATCATATAACGACATCACCACAGAGCGATCGTTACGCGATCATGTGGGAACCGTTTGGTATGATCGGAAGTTTTTCGTGCCGCGTTCGTGGGAAAAGGATCAGCGGGTCTGGCTGCGCTTTGGCAGTGTCCACTACGAGGCTTTTGTG TGGATTAATGGCGAATCGGCCGTTAAACATGAGATGGGACATCTACCATTTGAGACGGAGGTTACGCATTTGCTAAAATACGGCGCAGAGAATCGTATAACCGTCATGTGCGATAACGCGCTAATTCAGACAACAGTGCCTCAGGGAAAGATCTCTGAAGTGGCCAACGACGGAGGCGTTACTATCATCCAAAGCTACACCTTTGACTTTTTCAACTATGCGGGCATTCATCGATCCGTCCACTTGTATACCACACCCAAAACATTCATTGAGGAGGTggaaatacaaacaaaactgTCCGACAATAATAGCG TGGGTTACATCGACTACAGTGTTGCGGTGAATGGAACCGCTGCCAACGAGGCGGAAAATGCGTTATATGTGCGACTCAAGTTGTACAACAGAGAGGGTGTCCAGGTGGTGAATACCACCTCGGATGGTAAGCTCGAGGGCACCTTGAAGGTATCGAATGCTATGCCTTGGTGGCCGTATCTTATGCATTCTGATCCGGGCTATCTCTACGAGCTGGAGATCCAATTGCATGGAGCCAACGAACAGCTTCTGGATGTCTATCGTTTGAAAGTAGGTCTGCGTACCCTAAGTTGGAGCAATACCACATTTCAAATCAACGGAAAACCAGTTTATTTCCGCGGGTTTGGGCGCCATGAGGACTCTGATGTCCGTGGCAAAGGATTGGACAATGCTCTGATGGTCCGTGACTTTAATCTGATCAAGTGGATTGGCGCTAATGCATATAGAACCTCACATTATCCCTACTCCGAAGAATCAATGCAATTTGCCGATCAACATGGGATCATGATCATTGACGAATGTCCCAGCGTGGACACAGA AAATTATAACCAGGCCTTGCTGGATAAACACAAGTCTTCTCTGGAGCAGCTCATACACCGCGATCGTAATCATCCAAGTGTGGTCATGTGGTCCATTGCCAATGAGCCTCGCACGGGACAGTTGAATGCGGACACGTACTTCCA ATTCGTAGCCAACTACACACGGTCTTTGGATAGCAGTAGACCTGTCACGGCGGCCATTGCAACGCCCTGGACTGATGACAAAGCG GGTCGCTATTTGGACATCATCAGCTTCAATCGCTACAACGCGTGGTACAGCAACACTGGACGCATGGATATGGTTACCCAGCGTGTCATAGATGAAGCAACAGCATGGAATAAGAAATATGGCAAGCCCGTGATCATGTCAGAATATGGCGCCGACACACTCGAGGGACTCCATCTG CAACCATCGTTTGTCTGGTCAGAAGAGTTTCAGTCGGAGGTTTTCTCGCGGCACTTTAAAGCGTTCGATGCTCTGCGACGCAAGAAATGGTTTATTGGCGAGTTCGTTTGGAATTTTGCCGACTTCAAGACTGCTCAAT CATATACAAGAGTAGGCGGTAATAAGAAAGGCGTCTTTACGCGTGCTCGCCAACCAAAGGCAGCGGCTCATCTGCTACGGCAGCGTTACTTTGCACTTGGTCGAGAGGTTGATCAGTGCAGCTTGCCAGAAGATCTGTTTACCTATATTGTCGACGTGGGCGGCAGTATCAAAAATGAATCCGGTGATTTATGA
- the LOC132791718 gene encoding beta-glucuronidase-like isoform X1, which translates to MLYPRESETREVRSLDGIWNFVCSDETNPTQGIRDKWFDDDLSKSRPIIPMPVPASYNDITTERSLRDHVGTVWYDRKFFVPRSWEKDQRVWLRFGSVHYEAFVWINGESAVKHEMGHLPFETEVTHLLKYGAENRITVMCDNALIQTTVPQGKISEVANDGGVTIIQSYTFDFFNYAGIHRSVHLYTTPKTFIEEVEIQTKLSDNNSVGYIDYSVAVNGTAANEAENALYVRLKLYNREGVQVVNTTSDGKLEGTLKVSNAMPWWPYLMHSDPGYLYELEIQLHGANEQLLDVYRLKVGLRTLSWSNTTFQINGKPVYFRGFGRHEDSDVRGKGLDNALMVRDFNLIKWIGANAYRTSHYPYSEESMQFADQHGIMIIDECPSVDTENYNQALLDKHKSSLEQLIHRDRNHPSVVMWSIANEPRTGQLNADTYFQFVANYTRSLDSSRPVTAAIATPWTDDKAGRYLDIISFNRYNAWYSNTGRMDMVTQRVIDEATAWNKKYGKPVIMSEYGADTLEGLHLQPSFVWSEEFQSEVFSRHFKAFDALRRKKWFIGEFVWNFADFKTAQSYTRVGGNKKGVFTRARQPKAAAHLLRQRYFALGREVDQCSLPEDLFTYIVDVGGSIKNESGDL; encoded by the exons ATGTTGTATCCACGTGAGTCAGAAACGCGCGAGGTGCGCTCCCTGGACGGTATCTGGAATTTTGTGTGCTCTGATGAGACAAATCCTACACAGGGCATAAGGGATAAGTGGTTCGATGATGACTTAAGCAAAAGTAGACCCATCATTCCCATGCCAGTGCCGGCATCATATAACGACATCACCACAGAGCGATCGTTACGCGATCATGTGGGAACCGTTTGGTATGATCGGAAGTTTTTCGTGCCGCGTTCGTGGGAAAAGGATCAGCGGGTCTGGCTGCGCTTTGGCAGTGTCCACTACGAGGCTTTTGTG TGGATTAATGGCGAATCGGCCGTTAAACATGAGATGGGACATCTACCATTTGAGACGGAGGTTACGCATTTGCTAAAATACGGCGCAGAGAATCGTATAACCGTCATGTGCGATAACGCGCTAATTCAGACAACAGTGCCTCAGGGAAAGATCTCTGAAGTGGCCAACGACGGAGGCGTTACTATCATCCAAAGCTACACCTTTGACTTTTTCAACTATGCGGGCATTCATCGATCCGTCCACTTGTATACCACACCCAAAACATTCATTGAGGAGGTggaaatacaaacaaaactgTCCGACAATAATAGCG TGGGTTACATCGACTACAGTGTTGCGGTGAATGGAACCGCTGCCAACGAGGCGGAAAATGCGTTATATGTGCGACTCAAGTTGTACAACAGAGAGGGTGTCCAGGTGGTGAATACCACCTCGGATGGTAAGCTCGAGGGCACCTTGAAGGTATCGAATGCTATGCCTTGGTGGCCGTATCTTATGCATTCTGATCCGGGCTATCTCTACGAGCTGGAGATCCAATTGCATGGAGCCAACGAACAGCTTCTGGATGTCTATCGTTTGAAAGTAGGTCTGCGTACCCTAAGTTGGAGCAATACCACATTTCAAATCAACGGAAAACCAGTTTATTTCCGCGGGTTTGGGCGCCATGAGGACTCTGATGTCCGTGGCAAAGGATTGGACAATGCTCTGATGGTCCGTGACTTTAATCTGATCAAGTGGATTGGCGCTAATGCATATAGAACCTCACATTATCCCTACTCCGAAGAATCAATGCAATTTGCCGATCAACATGGGATCATGATCATTGACGAATGTCCCAGCGTGGACACAGA AAATTATAACCAGGCCTTGCTGGATAAACACAAGTCTTCTCTGGAGCAGCTCATACACCGCGATCGTAATCATCCAAGTGTGGTCATGTGGTCCATTGCCAATGAGCCTCGCACGGGACAGTTGAATGCGGACACGTACTTCCA ATTCGTAGCCAACTACACACGGTCTTTGGATAGCAGTAGACCTGTCACGGCGGCCATTGCAACGCCCTGGACTGATGACAAAGCG GGTCGCTATTTGGACATCATCAGCTTCAATCGCTACAACGCGTGGTACAGCAACACTGGACGCATGGATATGGTTACCCAGCGTGTCATAGATGAAGCAACAGCATGGAATAAGAAATATGGCAAGCCCGTGATCATGTCAGAATATGGCGCCGACACACTCGAGGGACTCCATCTG CAACCATCGTTTGTCTGGTCAGAAGAGTTTCAGTCGGAGGTTTTCTCGCGGCACTTTAAAGCGTTCGATGCTCTGCGACGCAAGAAATGGTTTATTGGCGAGTTCGTTTGGAATTTTGCCGACTTCAAGACTGCTCAAT CATATACAAGAGTAGGCGGTAATAAGAAAGGCGTCTTTACGCGTGCTCGCCAACCAAAGGCAGCGGCTCATCTGCTACGGCAGCGTTACTTTGCACTTGGTCGAGAGGTTGATCAGTGCAGCTTGCCAGAAGATCTGTTTACCTATATTGTCGACGTGGGCGGCAGTATCAAAAATGAATCCGGTGATTTATGA
- the LOC132791718 gene encoding beta-glucuronidase-like isoform X3, which produces MGLKRLFKSLIIVNKDVKTSRGMLYPRESETREVRSLDGIWNFVCSDETNPTQGIRDKWFDDDLSKSRPIIPMPVPASYNDITTERSLRDHVGTVWYDRKFFVPRSWEKDQRVWLRFGSVHYEAFVWINGESAVKHEMGHLPFETEVTHLLKYGAENRITVMCDNALIQTTVPQGKISEVANDGGVTIIQSYTFDFFNYAGIHRSVHLYTTPKTFIEEVEIQTKLSDNNSVGYIDYSVAVNGTAANEAENALYVRLKLYNREGVQVVNTTSDGKLEGTLKVSNAMPWWPYLMHSDPGYLYELEIQLHGANEQLLDVYRLKVGLRTLSWSNTTFQINGKPVYFRGFGRHEDSDVRGKGLDNALMVRDFNLIKWIGANAYRTSHYPYSEESMQFADQHGIMIIDECPSVDTENYNQALLDKHKSSLEQLIHRDRNHPSVVMWSIANEPRTGQLNADTYFQFVANYTRSLDSSRPVTAAIATPWTDDKAGRYLDIISFNRYNAWYSNTGRMDMVTQRVIDEATAWNKKYGKPVIMSEYGADTLEGLHLQPSFVWSEEFQSEVFSRHFKAFDALRRKKWFIGEFVWNFADFKTAQSYTRVGGNKKGVFTRARQPKAAAHLLRQRYFALGREVDQCSLPEDLFTYIVDVGGSIKNESGDL; this is translated from the exons ATGGGCTTGAAGAGATTGTTTAAAT CTCTGATCATAGTCAATAAGGACGTGAAGACATCACGTGGCATGTTGTATCCACGTGAGTCAGAAACGCGCGAGGTGCGCTCCCTGGACGGTATCTGGAATTTTGTGTGCTCTGATGAGACAAATCCTACACAGGGCATAAGGGATAAGTGGTTCGATGATGACTTAAGCAAAAGTAGACCCATCATTCCCATGCCAGTGCCGGCATCATATAACGACATCACCACAGAGCGATCGTTACGCGATCATGTGGGAACCGTTTGGTATGATCGGAAGTTTTTCGTGCCGCGTTCGTGGGAAAAGGATCAGCGGGTCTGGCTGCGCTTTGGCAGTGTCCACTACGAGGCTTTTGTG TGGATTAATGGCGAATCGGCCGTTAAACATGAGATGGGACATCTACCATTTGAGACGGAGGTTACGCATTTGCTAAAATACGGCGCAGAGAATCGTATAACCGTCATGTGCGATAACGCGCTAATTCAGACAACAGTGCCTCAGGGAAAGATCTCTGAAGTGGCCAACGACGGAGGCGTTACTATCATCCAAAGCTACACCTTTGACTTTTTCAACTATGCGGGCATTCATCGATCCGTCCACTTGTATACCACACCCAAAACATTCATTGAGGAGGTggaaatacaaacaaaactgTCCGACAATAATAGCG TGGGTTACATCGACTACAGTGTTGCGGTGAATGGAACCGCTGCCAACGAGGCGGAAAATGCGTTATATGTGCGACTCAAGTTGTACAACAGAGAGGGTGTCCAGGTGGTGAATACCACCTCGGATGGTAAGCTCGAGGGCACCTTGAAGGTATCGAATGCTATGCCTTGGTGGCCGTATCTTATGCATTCTGATCCGGGCTATCTCTACGAGCTGGAGATCCAATTGCATGGAGCCAACGAACAGCTTCTGGATGTCTATCGTTTGAAAGTAGGTCTGCGTACCCTAAGTTGGAGCAATACCACATTTCAAATCAACGGAAAACCAGTTTATTTCCGCGGGTTTGGGCGCCATGAGGACTCTGATGTCCGTGGCAAAGGATTGGACAATGCTCTGATGGTCCGTGACTTTAATCTGATCAAGTGGATTGGCGCTAATGCATATAGAACCTCACATTATCCCTACTCCGAAGAATCAATGCAATTTGCCGATCAACATGGGATCATGATCATTGACGAATGTCCCAGCGTGGACACAGA AAATTATAACCAGGCCTTGCTGGATAAACACAAGTCTTCTCTGGAGCAGCTCATACACCGCGATCGTAATCATCCAAGTGTGGTCATGTGGTCCATTGCCAATGAGCCTCGCACGGGACAGTTGAATGCGGACACGTACTTCCA ATTCGTAGCCAACTACACACGGTCTTTGGATAGCAGTAGACCTGTCACGGCGGCCATTGCAACGCCCTGGACTGATGACAAAGCG GGTCGCTATTTGGACATCATCAGCTTCAATCGCTACAACGCGTGGTACAGCAACACTGGACGCATGGATATGGTTACCCAGCGTGTCATAGATGAAGCAACAGCATGGAATAAGAAATATGGCAAGCCCGTGATCATGTCAGAATATGGCGCCGACACACTCGAGGGACTCCATCTG CAACCATCGTTTGTCTGGTCAGAAGAGTTTCAGTCGGAGGTTTTCTCGCGGCACTTTAAAGCGTTCGATGCTCTGCGACGCAAGAAATGGTTTATTGGCGAGTTCGTTTGGAATTTTGCCGACTTCAAGACTGCTCAAT CATATACAAGAGTAGGCGGTAATAAGAAAGGCGTCTTTACGCGTGCTCGCCAACCAAAGGCAGCGGCTCATCTGCTACGGCAGCGTTACTTTGCACTTGGTCGAGAGGTTGATCAGTGCAGCTTGCCAGAAGATCTGTTTACCTATATTGTCGACGTGGGCGGCAGTATCAAAAATGAATCCGGTGATTTATGA
- the LOC132788418 gene encoding exostosin-3, with amino-acid sequence MSLSFNLDKPSGISAYQKQDSNDKDKLLVLPGAAGTSTNQRHSMSISWIRQCRHYKCIVLILMLLVLLPLLAHRKLLNAEQDIPPADVHRSRPLLDAYEDFSTMRAGDLKMRIEEMLRIKSTVSVELRELESRRQKLQSDISQYNQKIEELKQELLREQTELERLKISVEQAQVAQREAVQRNTPELALPRTLLPSALPRKMNAVSSGIAAACQMHNCFDHSRCSLTSGFPVYLYDPDVHNVQRAGYDIDGFLKTTLKQTLGYNAHIVRDPKQACIYLVLVGEALLEQDLLRNNRYAAQEAEQQLQQRSTPANHATNSPIDVQKLYQLPHWGGDGRNHVLLNLARRDLNSARTNPLLQLNTMRAIIVQSSFEREQFRPNYDLIVPPILGPPGGDVWQECASMVPARRKFLLTFQGELRPALNAQSAGHPLDDFILEHLKDMSRSATQDQFLLQFQCVPATEVQETDAQPDWTLCGSDSSRKQLLKDSTYALILPPLGQRVSSTLMTARLYEALRSGAVPVILGADELHLPYAETIDWRRATLLLPKARITELHFLLRAVQDADLLLLRRQGRLIWERYLSSVQATVDTVIASMRDRLGIPPRPVASVVAQSVFNNTFIPLKSEPPVGMDTEPEESLGPIEPPYASPAFRRNYTILRMHSKEAWNDWMDPFFLYPQLPFDPALPSEAKFMGSHTGFRPIGKGIGGAGKEFSEALGGNYPREQFTIVILTYEREQVLMDSLGRLYGLPYLHKVVVVWNSPKPPLDDLRWPDIGVPVAVVKAPRNSLNNRFLPFDVIETEAVLSVDDDAHLRHDEILFAFRVWREHRDRIVGFPGRYHAWDLSSNNMWHYNSNYSCELSMVLTGAAFVHKYYMYLYSYHLPQAIRDKVDEYMNCEDIAMNFLVSHLTRKPPVKVTSRWTFRCPGCPVSLSEDDTHFQERHKCINFFSQVFGYTPLLNTQYRADSILFKTRIPHDKQKCFKYI; translated from the exons ATGTCCTTGTCCTTTAACCTTGACAAGCCCAGTGGCATCTCCGCTTATCAAAAGCAGGATAGTAACGATAAGGATAAACTGTTAGTTTTACCAGGAGCAGCAGGAACATCAACAAATCAGAGGCACAGCATGAGCATTTCTTGGATTCGCCAATGTCGGCACTACAAGTGCATAGTGTTGATATTGATGCTATTGGTGCTGTTGCCGCTTCTTGCTCATCGCAAGTTGCTCAAT GCTGAACAGGATATACCGCCCGCTGATGTGCATCGCAGCCGCCCACTGTTGGACGCCTATGAAGACTTCAGCACCATGCGAGCTGGTGACCTAAAAATGCGCATCGAGGAAATGCTGAGAATAAAG AGCACTGTATCTGTGGAGTTGCGTGAATTGGAGTCACGCCGCCAGAAACTGCAGTCGGATATTAGTCAATACAACCAGAAGATTGAGGAACTTAAACAAGAACTGTTACGCGAACAGACGGAACTGGAGCGTCTAAAGATATCCGTGGAGCAAGCACAAGTGGCACAGCGCGAGGCCGTACAACGCAACACGCCCGAGCTGGCTTTACCACGCACCCTGTTGCCCAGCGCATTGCCGCGCAAGATGAATGCGGTCAGCAGcggcattgctgctgcttgtcaAATGCACAATTGCTTTGATCACTCGCGATGCAGTCTCACCTCTGGCTTCCCAGTCTATCTATACGATCCGGATGTGCATAATGTGCAGCGTGCTGGCTATGATATCGATGGATTTCTGAAGACCACCCTAAAGCAGACGCTGGGATACAATGCACATATTGTGCGAGACCCCAAGCAGGCATGCATCTATCTTGTGCTCGTGGGTGAGGCACTTTTGGAACAGGATCTGCTGCGTAACAACCGGTATGCAGCGCAGGAGgctgagcagcagctgcaacagcgcTCCACTCCTGCTAATCATGCCACAAATTCGCCCATCGATGTACAAAAGCTGTACCAATTGCCCCACTGGGGTGGTGATGGACGTAATCATGTGCTTTTGAATCTGGCGAGACGTGACTTGAACTCGGCACGGACTAATCCGCTGTTGCAACTCAATACAATGCGTGCCATTATAGTGCAGAGTTCATTTGAGCGTGAGCAGTTTCGACCCAACTACGATCTCATTGTGCCGCCCATTCTGGGTCCACCAGGCGGAGATGTGTGGCAGGAGTGCGCCAGCATGGTGCCCGCGCGTCGCAAGTTCTTGCTAACGTTCCAGGGCGAGCTGCGTCCCGCCTTGAATGCACAGTCAGCGGGTCATCCGTTGGATGACTTTATATTGGAGCACCTAAAGGATATGTCGCGCAGTGCCACACAGGATCAGTTCCTGTTGCAATTTCAATGCGTGCCCGCCACCGAAGTACAGGAGACAGACGCCCAGCCCGACTGGACGCTCTGCGGCTCCGATTCGTCACGCAAGCAGCTGCTAAAGGACTCCACGTATGCGTTGATATTACCCCCATTGGGTCAACGCGTCAGTTCGACTTTGATGACGGCTCGTCTCTATGAAGCCTTGCGCTCTGGTGCTGTGCCTGTGATCTTGGGTGCGGATGAGCTGCATCTGCCGTATGCCGAGACAATTGACTGGCGTCGCGCTACATTGCTATTGCCCAAAGCACGCATTACGGAGCTCCATTTCCTGCTGCGTGCTGTTCAGGATGCGGACCTGCTTCTGCTGCGTCGCCAAGGTCGCCTCATCTGGGAACGTTATCTGAGTTCAGTGCAGGCGACAGTGGACACAGTTATCGCCAGCATGCGTGATCGACTCGGCATACCGCCACGTCCGGTGGCTTCGGTGGTTGCCCAGAGTGTTTTCAACAACACCTTTATACCGTTAAAGTCGGAGCCACCCGTGGGCATGGACACAGAGCCGGAAGAGTCCTTGGGACCCATTGAGCCACCTTATGCGAGTCCAGCCTTTCGTCGCAATTACACAATTCTGCGTATGCACTCGAAAGAAGCTTGGAACGATTGGATGGATCCGTTCTTCCTTTATCCGCAGCTACCCTTCGATCCGGCGTTGCCCTCGGAAGCCAAATTCATGGGTTCACACACAGGATTCCGCCCGATTGGCAAGGGAATTGGAGGCGCCGGTAAGGAATTCAGCGAAGCGCTGGGCGGCAATTATCCACGCGAACAGTTCACCATTGTAATCCTAACGTATGAGCGAGAACAGGTGCTCATGGACTCTCTGGGACGCCTCTACGGTCTCCCCTATCTGCATAAGGTGGTCGTCGTGTGGAATTCGCCGAAGCCACCGCTGGATGACTTGCGCTGGCCAGACATTGGAGTGCCGGTGGCTGTTGTAAAGGCTCCGCGAAATTCGCTCAATAATCGCTTTCTTCCCTTCGATGTGATTGAAACTGAGGCTGTGCTTTCGGTGGATGACGACGCCCATTTGCGGCATGACGAGATTCTCTTTGCCTTCCGAGTGTGGCGCGAGCATCGCGATCGTATCGTTGGTTTCCCGGGACGTTATCATGCCTGGGActtgagcagcaacaacatgtgGCACTACAACTCGAACTACAGTTGTGAACTGAGCATGGTGCTGACAGGTGCCGCCTTTGTCCACAAATACTACATGTATCTGTATAGCTATCACTTGCCGCAGGCCATACGCGATAAAGTGGATGAGTACATGAACTGTGAGGACATTGCCATGAATTTCCTTGTCTCGCATCTGACGCGTAAGCCGCCCGTCAAGGTTACCTCACGCTGGACCTTCCGCTGTCCCGGTTGTCCGGTCTCATTGAGCGAAGACGACACACACTTTCAGGAGCGACACAAGTGCATTAACTTTTTCAGCCAGGTCTTTGGCTACACGCCGCTGCTGAACACACAATATCGCGCCGACTCCATTCTGTTCAAGACGCGAATTCCGCACGATAAACAGAAGTGCTTCAAGTACATTTAG